Sequence from the Rutidosis leptorrhynchoides isolate AG116_Rl617_1_P2 chromosome 3, CSIRO_AGI_Rlap_v1, whole genome shotgun sequence genome:
TTGGTAGCGATTTTCTCAAACAATAAATATAACAAGAAACTTTTGGCAATTGTCCTTATCAATGTCTTGTGATGTTGAATTATTATGCATGTGCTAGTATGATTTGTTTACTGTTTATGGGGTTTGTTTGTTTTTCCTGTTTTTTTAGTTTGTTTTATTTTGCTGTTTTGGTTTGAATGAGTAGGTGGGGAGCTGAAGGGTATATTTATGTGAGGAAATTTTGTTTTAGTATATAAAACAGATGACATTATCACATTACCTAACCTAGAAATACACTCATTGCAATCCATTTCTATTTTGTATCTTGTTTCCTGAAAGCTTACTTTTTTGTTTGTTTAATAATTACCTTAGCTGCATGTAGCAAGTATATAGAAGTTTATAGATTCATTACTTAAAAAATGCACTTTGAACATGTAATAACTAATAAGTAGAAACCACCTCTTAAAGTTCTAATTTTTAGAAAGACATGATTAGTTGAATAAGATTAAAATAAAGGATTGGTTGATAAGGACACTCTTAGATATAGATGGGTATTTAAATATAAAATGACACTTTGTTTTAACTAATTCTTATGATATTTATGTTGTAGATGTCGGAGCAATTTAACCAGGATATATCGTTAACTGGAAAAATACCTTCAGGGCTCTTTAATACCATGTTTGAATTTTCCGGAAGTTGGCAAAAAGATGCATCGAGTTCAAAAACACTTGCTTTTGATGGAGTTTTCATCTCATTATATTCCGTTGCATTAGAAAAATCTCAAATGGTACTTTGCGATCACGTGAAAAAAGCCGTACCATCCTCATGGGAGCCAGCCTTATTAGCAAGGTGAGGAACTTATTGAAATACACAATTGTAACCTGTTAACTCATATGGGTTGAAACTGCTACCTCTAATGTTTATCTGTTTGTTAATTGTTTGCAGGTTTATTGAAAAATTTGGCACTCATATAATTGTGGGTGTCAAGATGGGCGGAAAGGATGTGATATATATGAAACAGCGGCACACATCATCTTTACAGCCTGCTGACGTACAAAATAAGTTAAAGGCAATGGCTGACAAGAGATTTTTGGATTCTGATGGACAATATGTAATTGGTTCTGAACAAATTTCTCAAAATGAGAAGGTATTTTTATAGCTTTTATAAATGTGTTTTATATTTTTCAAAAAATTATCTGCAAAAAATCCATATTTGCTACCTATAGTAAAACTTTTTTGGTAGACTGGGTACCtggtttatatataaataaagattataCATAAGCTAATCATACGATATAAACTTTAACACCACCCTTTATCTTGCTCATGTTTGAgaacaaggttgcaaaaatcgctaatcagggagtactcggcaactcgggtagtactcggatgttgactaactttgactttgactgattttccgagtaatcccgagtttaGGCCGAGTTCTGACCGATTTTCCGAGTAATTCCGatttttgaccgagtttgactgaaTTTGACCAAGTACTGGCCGAGTACTCCCCGAGCTGCAAAAACCGAGTACTCACCCAGTAATTCCGAGTTCTACAACACGACTAAGAAGCTTATTTCTTCCCTTGGCTAATAAATAATTTTCTTGTTATATATGTTTCAGCATGAAGTTAGAGAGCAACGTCTAAGGTTTGCGGATACCGACCCTTCTAGTTCTTATTCTTATAAAGAGGTATctttttacatttttttttgtttatagtatccttgaggttttttttttttttttttttttttttttttttttttatctgatTGATCAATGGTAGCAACCAATTGCAGGATCTTGTAAGCATTTGCAAAAGAAGAGGTGGGAGTAATGATAGGAACCTAAAACACAATGACTGGTTGCATAGTGTACAGTTAGAGCCCGATGTCATTACGATGTCGTTCATTCCAATTACCTCGTTGCTGAATGGTGTTTCAGGAAGTGGATACTTGAGTCATGCCATAAATCTGTATCTACGCTGTGAGCAACATTTTGTGTTCTATTTTACCCGATTGTGTCTCGTTTCTTAAACAAAGGGGTATCAAAGTGGGTTGGGCTTAGGTGCTCATGCTATAAAGCTCTATTATATGAACCTTGTATTTATATGGTATATGGGCCTAGGTGCTCATGCTACAAAGCTCTATTATATGAACAATGTGAGTTTGGGTGACCCAAAAGTCCAAAACACTTATATCCAACAACGTTTGATTGTTTTCTGAATAAAAACACTTGTTAAACATGATTACAGAAATAATATATCAGTAATAATAAACCATTGATAAGGTTCTATgcataataaaaataaaactttcTGCTGAGCGTAGACCTGTTTGACCCTTTTTGTTCGTTTCATTGTGTGACCCATTAGACATAAAACACACCCAAATTTGAAAGAATTAAGGTTTGTGCAGATAAGCCACCAATCGAAGAGCTCCATCAGTTTTTGGAATTCCAGCTACCAAGACAATGGGCTCCTGTGTTTAGTGATCTGCCCCTTGGTCCGCAACGTAAGCAGCAAACTAATGCTTCCTTGCAGTTCAGTTTTTTTGGGCCCAAACTCTACGTGAACACCAATCCGGTAATTTTTTCTAATTTTTAAACGTATGCAGCTTTGCGTTGAATTGAAACCAGCATAGGGCTCTTTCTGAAAGCTTACAACCACTTATATGCCTAATAAAACTATGgctcttaattcttaaaatggcaaAGTAGGCGAATCGAGTGTGTTGACTAATGTCTCCAAATGGGTAACTTATGGTGCCTCTTTGGTCGACTTGAAATACGTATACATTTTCTTCAACAAAAGTTTAAAGTAATTGTGTTACAAAAAACATCAAGGTCGTAAAACATGCGACTCGGGACGAGTCGGTCGGGACCTTAGAGGTACGAGTCGGGCATTGGCCAACTTGATTCTAGTAattaatatattaaacatatatggtacacataaatatatcaaacataaatGTAGGACACAAAATCTATTTTTAaaaaatatcaaaattttaacCAAGATTGACTTTAACCGACTCAGCCCGGATCAGCCCGACTTTGATCCGACTTTTTGGCATTGACTGTgactttttaggtgtttttgggcaTAACAGGACGGGTTAGTTCCCAAACCGAtgcgtcggccgacttttacaaccttaAAGGATATAAAAAAgcaataaataagtatatatgattacatattaaatatactattattattttacttCTATAAACTAGGGTAGGGATCCTATGAGAAATATTAATTGGAGAGAACCATAAGAACTCGACGTTCGCACAAAAAGGGGAATAGCGCACAATTTGGGGTGTTCGAACATGTTCTACAAAATTGTTCTAACACAAAATTGTTCTAACAGACACAAAATTGTTCCAATTCACCTTTTTTGTTCGAATTCAATTTTTTCGATTCTTctaaatttagcccaatttagagtttagggttccaaaacccaaaacctaaaccctaaacgacAAACAGTTCGTGCTAaacgctaaatctaaaccctaaactcaaaatcgggctaaatttagaAAAAAAGATGAATTAGAACAAAAAAAAAGGTGAATTAGAACAATTCTGTGTCTCTGTTAGAACAATTTTGTGCTGTGGAACAAAAAATGTAGAACATGTTCGAACACAACCCAAATTGTGCGCCCTTCCCCTTTTGTGTGCCAACGTTGAGTTCTAAGGTTCTCTAGCCTAAAAAGGTTCTCATTGGATCCCTTGACCTATAAACTATTTAGGAGGTATTGCGCTTCAAGAATTCCCTTTGACCTATTTCTTATTAAGCTATTTCTTACTAATCATTTGACCTATTTCTTATTAAACTACTTTCTCTATTTATCGAAATTTTACTATGTGACCCGTAGACGATTTTACCAGAATTGACCCATATATAATAAATGGCCAAAATCAGCATCTCCAGTTCTTACATGTGAAAGCTCCTAGTGTCCTATGCCGTATCACAAAGccaaaaaaaaaagcaaaaaaaagTTAGTAATTGTGATGCAaacttttataattttataattttctaaataggTTGATGTGGGCAAGAGACCCGTGACGGGCCTTCGACTTTATCTAGAAGGTAAACGAAGCAGCCGTTTAGCAATTCACCTGCAACACCTATCATCTCTTCCAAAAGTCTTCCAACTATCAGACGACGTAAATCAAAACTACAGTGAAGATTCTCGTGACCGTAGATACTATGAAAAAGTTCAATGGAAACATTTCTCTCATGTATGCACTGCCCCGGTTGAATCAGAAGACGAATTATCAATTGTAACCGGGGCCCACTTACATGTCGGTGAATACGGGTTTAAAAATGTCCTCTTTTTACGGCTCCGGTTTGCAACGGTTGTTGGTGCAGCAGCAATTAAGAATCCCGAGTGGGACGGATCTCCTGGGTTAGCCCGAAAATCAGGACTTATATCAACTCTTATAAGTCATCATTTTACAGCAGCCTTAAAACCGCCACCTCAGCCAGCAGAAGTCAATATAAATTCAGCTATATACCCAGGGGGTCCACCAACTCCAATTCAAGCGCCGAAACTACTAAAGTTTGTTGATACAACAGAGATGACCCGGGGCCCACAAGAGACACCTGGATATTGGGTAGTCTCGGGGGCTCGACTCGTAGTAGACAAAGGAAAAATCTCAATTAGAGTAAAATATTCATTGTTAACTGTAGTATTACCTGATGATGAAGAAGCGGCCGAGGAACCATTTTAGAAGGTAGAGATTATTTAGGTGATGTTTGGCTGGTTGTTTGGGATTCATGTTTGGAGATGACACAGTAATATAATGATTTGTTTGTGTGATGTGTCTCTATTTTGATTTTCAAGTTTTTATACTTTATGATTTGTAAAGAAAAAAACACAAAATATTGTTGGGGTCTGGAGCTTGGTTTTCTAGCTGGTCTCTTACTCCGTACAACTTAACGATTTTGCAATACAAATAACGAATATTTGTATGAATTTGGAAAATTACATGCTTTGTTTTATACGAGTATTGTATAGCATCATAACTATTCTTCTATTAAGTAAATAAAAACAGACATCATCGAacacaacatgtacaatacacaacAGACACATAACAACAaagaaaattatatatttttaaagaaGTAATGAGTGGACATCTAGTAATATTGGTAAGTTAGAACATCAATGGGATCCGTGGCGCAATGGTAGCGCGTCTGACTCCAGATCAGAAGGTTGCGTGTTCGATTCACGTCGGGTTCAAGTTCCTGA
This genomic interval carries:
- the LOC139898037 gene encoding MACPF domain-containing protein At4g24290-like gives rise to the protein MALKLPAEEAANVAIQSIGCGYDISLDLRLKYRKGDYFSNNRNKNFRLIEIDEEGRDIVLPGGLLIPNVSKFIKCDKGERTRFRSDVLSFQQMSEQFNQDISLTGKIPSGLFNTMFEFSGSWQKDASSSKTLAFDGVFISLYSVALEKSQMVLCDHVKKAVPSSWEPALLARFIEKFGTHIIVGVKMGGKDVIYMKQRHTSSLQPADVQNKLKAMADKRFLDSDGQYVIGSEQISQNEKHEVREQRLRFADTDPSSSYSYKEDLVSICKRRGGSNDRNLKHNDWLHSVQLEPDVITMSFIPITSLLNGVSGSGYLSHAINLYLRYKPPIEELHQFLEFQLPRQWAPVFSDLPLGPQRKQQTNASLQFSFFGPKLYVNTNPVDVGKRPVTGLRLYLEGKRSSRLAIHLQHLSSLPKVFQLSDDVNQNYSEDSRDRRYYEKVQWKHFSHVCTAPVESEDELSIVTGAHLHVGEYGFKNVLFLRLRFATVVGAAAIKNPEWDGSPGLARKSGLISTLISHHFTAALKPPPQPAEVNINSAIYPGGPPTPIQAPKLLKFVDTTEMTRGPQETPGYWVVSGARLVVDKGKISIRVKYSLLTVVLPDDEEAAEEPF